The Alistipes megaguti sequence AATGTGTTTTCGAAAGCGCTATTCGGCGGGACCGTTTACGGTGGCGGTCATCACCGTGGCCGCGACGGCTGCCGTTTCGGTGCGCAGCCGCTGCGGCCCGAGCGTGATCTCCTCGAAGCCGTGGGCCAGCGCCAGGTCGATCTCCTCGGGCGAGAAGTCCCCCTCGGGGCCGATGAAGATGCGTACCGATTCGCCGGGGCGGATTGTGCGCGGCAGGAACCGTTTCCCGCGTGCGGAGTGCGCCGCCTCGCAGTGGGCGATCAGGCTCCGCCCCTCGAAGGGCTCGGCCACCGCCTCGCGGAACGCCGTCAGCGGACTCAGCTCCGGGCGGTAGGCCTTGAGCGACTGTTTCATGGCCGCCGTGATCACCTTTTCGCCCCGTTGCGGCTTGAAGCTCCGCCGCTCGCTGTGGGCCGTCTCGAGCGGGATGATCCGCGTGACACCCACCTCGGTGGCCTTCTCCAGAAACCATTCGAAGCGGTCGGGGTTCTTCGTCGGCGCCACGGCCATCACCAGCCGGTAGGGCATCCGTTCGAATTCGGACTGCGTCTCGACGACGCGTACCGTGCAGCGGCGCGGGTCGGCCTCGATGATCTCGGCCCGATAGAGATTCCCGCGGCCGTCGGTGAGGTGGATCCAATCGCCGCGCCCCAGCCGCAGCACCCGGATGCAGTGGCGCGACTCCTCCTCGTCGAGCGTGTTGACGGGCGGTTCGAGATCCGGAGCATAGAAGAGTTGCATGGCCTTCGCGTATTTGTTTTACGGATTTTTTATTGTACTTTTGTCTTGCGCGGGCCCGGACGGCGGCCTTTGTCTGCCGTGCCGGACTTGCGGCCCGCAAATGTACACAAAATAACACGATCCATGAAACGTATCATCGGTTTATTGACGCTTTTTCTGACCATGACACTCGTTTGTTGCAAATCCGAGAAGCAGGTGGGCGAGAATCCCTTCTTCTCCGAGTGGGAGACCCCCTACGGCGTGCCCCCCTTCGACCGGATCGCCCCCGAACACTTCCTGCCCGCCCTGGAGCGCGGCATGTCGCTCCATGACGCCGAAATCGACGCCATCACCTCGAACAACGACGAACCCTCGTTCGAAAACACGATTCTTGCCTACGACAACTCCGGGAAGATGCTCTCCCAGGTGGAGCTGATCTTTGAGATGCTCTGCGCCGCGGAGAACACCCCCGAACTGGAGAAGCTCCAGGTGGAGGCGGCGCCTCTGCTGGCGGCTCATGCCGACCGTATCCGGCTCAACGGGAAGCTCTTCGAACGCGTCAAGGCGGTCTACGACCGCCGCGCGGCGATGGATCTCGATGCCGAGCAGCTGCGGCTGGTGGAGAAGACCTACCGCAGCTTCGTGCGTGCCGGGGCGCTGCTCGATGCCGAACGGAAGGCCCGTCTGAAGGAGATCAACGAGGCGCTGTCGCTGGCCGCCGTGCACTTCGGCAACAACATCCGTGCGGAGAACAACAACTTCGTGATGATGCTTTCGTCGGATGAGCTGGACGGCCTGCCCGCAAACGTGCGTGATCTGGCCCGCGAGACGGCCGCCAAACTGGGCAAGAAGGATCGGTATGCCTTCACGCTGCAGAAGTCGAGCCTGATTCCCTTCCTGACCTACTCCTCCCGCCGTGACCGCCGCGAGGAGCTTTACAAGGCCTATCTGAACCGCTGCAACAACGGCGACGAATACGACAACAAACAGCTGATCAACGACTTCATCCGTCTGCGCACGGAGAAGGCACACCTGCTGGGCTACCCGTCGTATGCCGCGTATGTGGTCGACGACGAGATGGCCCGTACCACCGACGCCGTCTATGCACTGCTCGACGAGGTGTGGGAACCGGCCCTCGAACGCGCCAAGGGCGAACTCGCCGAGATGGAGGAGCTCTTCCGCAAGGATGTCCCCGAGGGTGAATTCGCCTCGTGGGACTGGTGGTATTACGCCGAGAAGCTCCGCAAGCAGAAATACGCCCTCGACGAGGAGATGCTGCGTCCCTACTTCTTGCTCGAAAATGTCCAGATGGGGATCTTCTTCCTCGCCAACCGCCTCTACGGCATTACGTTCCGTCCGGTAGTCGTGCCGCTGTACCATCCCGAGGCCGTGGCCTACGAGGTGCTCGATGCCGACGAGTCGCACCTCGGCATCCTCTACTTCGACTTCTTCCCCCGCGACGGAAAGAGCCAGGGCGCCTGGTGCGGCAACTACGTCGAACAGACCTTCGACGAGGAGGGGCACCGTGTGGCTCCCGTCGTCTCGATCGTCTGCAACTTCACCCGCCCGACCTCGAACACCCCCGCGCTGCTGACCCTCGACGAGACCGAGACGCTCTTCCACGAATTCGGCCATGCCCTGCACTTCCTTTTCCACAATGTCCGCTACCGCGGCCTCTCGGAGGTCGAGGGTGACTTCGTCGAGATGCCCTCGCAGCTGATGGAGAACTGGGCCTTCGAACCCGACGTGCTCAAACAGTATGCCGTGCACTACCGCTCGAACGAGGTTATTCCCGACTATCTGATCGAAAAACTGCGCCGCAGCCGCCTCTTCAACCAGGGATTCATGACCACGGAGCTCATCGCCGCATCGCTCTCCGACATGGACATCCACTCGATTGGCGAATACGAGGAGTTCGACCCGATGGCCTTCGAGCGCCGGGCGCTGACCGAACGCCGCGGACTGATCCCGCAGATCGAACCCCGCTACCACTATCCCTACTTCTCGCACATCTTCGACGGCGGCTATGCGGCCGGATACTACTTCTATACGTGGGCCGCGGTGCTGGACAAGGATGTCTTCGAGGCTTTCCGCGAGAGCGGCGACCTCTACAACCGGCAGATCGCCGATTCGCTGCGCCGCAAGGTGCTCGCCCGTGGCGGCTCGGCCGACGGCATGACCCTCTATCGCGACTTTCGCGGCAAGGACCCCGACAAGCGCCCGATGCTGCGCAGCCGCGGTCTGTGGAGCGACCCCGTGCCGGCCGATTCGCTCTCCGTGAACCCGGTTGCGGGGAAGAACCCCGCCGCAACGCCGGCTTCACAGCGCTAACCCCCTCCCCTCGAAAACGAAAACCCAAGACCCGAATATGAAAAAAGCAATTTTGATTATGGCCATTTCCGCACTGGCGGCAGGCTGCGCCGACAACTCGGTTCCCAAGGCACAGCTGCCCGAACTCGATCTTTCGAATCCGCTGCTGGCCCCGTGGGAGACCCCCTACGCCACGCCGCCCTTCTCGAAGATCGAACTCAAACACTATGAACCGGCCTTCGATGCCGCCATCGCCTGCTCGCGGGCCGAGGTGGCGGCCATTGTCGACAATCCCAAAAAACCGTCGTTCGTCAATACGATCGTCGCCCTCGAACAGAGCGGCTCGCTGCTCTCGCGCATCGAGGGGATCTTCTTCAACATGCTCGGCGCCGAGACCTCGGACCAGCTGCAGGAGATCTCGCTGCGCGTGCAGCCCAAACTGACCGAACTGGAGAACGACATCTCGCTCAACGAGAAGCTCTTCGAACGCGTGAAGGCCGTCTACGAACACCCCGGACGCCTCTCGCAGGAGGAGCGCATGCTGCTCGAAAAGACCTACAAGCACTTCGCCCGCAACGGCGCCGCCCTCTCGCCCGAGAAGAAGAAGCTCTACCGCCAGTATACGACCGAACTCTCGGCCCTGACGCTCAAGTTCGGCCAGAATTCGCTGGCCGCCACCAACG is a genomic window containing:
- a CDS encoding M3 family metallopeptidase, which codes for MKRIIGLLTLFLTMTLVCCKSEKQVGENPFFSEWETPYGVPPFDRIAPEHFLPALERGMSLHDAEIDAITSNNDEPSFENTILAYDNSGKMLSQVELIFEMLCAAENTPELEKLQVEAAPLLAAHADRIRLNGKLFERVKAVYDRRAAMDLDAEQLRLVEKTYRSFVRAGALLDAERKARLKEINEALSLAAVHFGNNIRAENNNFVMMLSSDELDGLPANVRDLARETAAKLGKKDRYAFTLQKSSLIPFLTYSSRRDRREELYKAYLNRCNNGDEYDNKQLINDFIRLRTEKAHLLGYPSYAAYVVDDEMARTTDAVYALLDEVWEPALERAKGELAEMEELFRKDVPEGEFASWDWWYYAEKLRKQKYALDEEMLRPYFLLENVQMGIFFLANRLYGITFRPVVVPLYHPEAVAYEVLDADESHLGILYFDFFPRDGKSQGAWCGNYVEQTFDEEGHRVAPVVSIVCNFTRPTSNTPALLTLDETETLFHEFGHALHFLFHNVRYRGLSEVEGDFVEMPSQLMENWAFEPDVLKQYAVHYRSNEVIPDYLIEKLRRSRLFNQGFMTTELIAASLSDMDIHSIGEYEEFDPMAFERRALTERRGLIPQIEPRYHYPYFSHIFDGGYAAGYYFYTWAAVLDKDVFEAFRESGDLYNRQIADSLRRKVLARGGSADGMTLYRDFRGKDPDKRPMLRSRGLWSDPVPADSLSVNPVAGKNPAATPASQR
- a CDS encoding 16S rRNA (uracil(1498)-N(3))-methyltransferase; the protein is MQLFYAPDLEPPVNTLDEEESRHCIRVLRLGRGDWIHLTDGRGNLYRAEIIEADPRRCTVRVVETQSEFERMPYRLVMAVAPTKNPDRFEWFLEKATEVGVTRIIPLETAHSERRSFKPQRGEKVITAAMKQSLKAYRPELSPLTAFREAVAEPFEGRSLIAHCEAAHSARGKRFLPRTIRPGESVRIFIGPEGDFSPEEIDLALAHGFEEITLGPQRLRTETAAVAATVMTATVNGPAE